A single Pyxicephalus adspersus chromosome 8, UCB_Pads_2.0, whole genome shotgun sequence DNA region contains:
- the S1PR1 gene encoding sphingosine 1-phosphate receptor 1, with the protein MTAHNYSMEDTILLHYNYTGKYKNPSKSGLKSSSIIFIIICCFIVLENILVLLTIWRTKKFHRPMYYFIGNLALSDLLAGAAYTANILLSGPNTFKLTPNQWFLREGSMFVALSASVFSLLAIAIERYITMLKMKLHNGSKSSRSFLLISGCWLLSLCLGGLPIMGWNCLRELQSCSTVLPLYHKNYIFFCTTIFCILLMAIVVLYARIYFLVRTRSRSLTFRKNCARTSRSSEKSMALLKTVIIVLSVFILCWSPLFVFLLLDFGCQVRACEVLFKAEYFLSLAVLNSATNPIIYTLTNREMRRAFLKMAICCHGSIMNAGAKVKRPIITGMEFSRSKSDNSSHPQKEDIDYPATLMSSGNMTSSS; encoded by the coding sequence ATGACGGCTCATAACTACTCCATGGAAGATactattttattgcattataattaCACGGGGAAATACAAGAACCCTTCTAAGAGTGGTCTGAAGTCAAGCTCTATCATATTTATAATTATCTGCTGCTTTATTGTATTGGAGAACATTCTTGTACTGTTGACTATCTGGCGAACCAAGAAGTTCCATCGTCCAATGTATTACTTTATTGGCAACTTGGCACTTTCGGATTTATTAGCTGGAGCTGCTTACACAGCCAACATCCTCCTTTCTGGGCCCAATACATTTAAGCTGACACCAAATCAATGGTTTTTACGGGAAGGAAGTATGTTTGTTGCTCTCTCTGCCTCGGTCTTCAGCCTCTTGGCCATTGCTATTGAACGCTACATCACCATGTTGAAGATGAAGTTGCACAATGGAAGCAAAAGCTCAAGGTCTTTCCTCCTGATTAGTGGCTGTTGGCTTCTGTCTTTATGTCTTGGAGGTCTACCAATTATGGGCTGGAACTGCTTAAGGGAACTGCAATCTTGTTCTACAGTCCTTCCCTTGtatcataaaaattatattttcttctgtACCACCATTTTCTGCATACTATTGATGGCTATTGTAGTTTTATATGCCAGGATCTACTTCTTGGTAAGAACACGAAGTAGAAGCCTGACTTTTAGGAAGAACTGTGCCAGAACCAGTCGGAGTTCAGAGAAGTCCATGGCATTGCTTAAAACAGTTATTATTGTCTTAAGTGTCTTCATCCTGTGTTGGTcaccactttttgtttttctcttgttgGATTTTGGATGTCAAGTTAGAGCTTGTGAAGTTCTTTTCAAGGCTGAATACTTCTTATCGCTTGCAGTTCTTAACTCTGCCACAAATCCCATTATTTACACCCTGACCAATAGGGAGATGAGACGTGCCTTCCTAAAAATGGCCATCTGTTGCCATGGCTCCATTATGAACGCGGGGGCAAAAGTTAAAAGGCCAATTATCACAGGAATGGAGTTCAGCCGAAGCAAGTCAGACAATTCTTCTCATCCACAGAAGGAGGATATAGACTACCCAGCGACCCTTATGTCTTCTGGCAATATGACTTCCTCCTCCTAA